One Hevea brasiliensis isolate MT/VB/25A 57/8 chromosome 5, ASM3005281v1, whole genome shotgun sequence genomic region harbors:
- the LOC110650961 gene encoding uncharacterized protein LOC110650961, with protein MPCLYISTNVNLADVDTEAIFSDATKAVATIIGKPEHFVMVILKGLVAISFNGNKEPAAYAEIVSMGGINKEVKRDLIATLGTILENKLSIPRTRFFLKVFDTTAGRNSSKL; from the exons ATGCCTTGCCTTTACATCTCTACTAACGTTAATCTCGCCGATGTTGATACTGAAGCTATCTTCTCCGACGCCACCAAGGCTGTCGCTACCATCATCGGAAAACCTGAACAT TTTGTGATGGTGATACTGAAAGGATTGGTGGCCATATCTTTTAATGGGAACAAAGAACCAGCTGCATATGCTGAGATAGTGTCGATGGGTGGGATTAACAAAGAGGTGAAGAGAGATCTGATTGCCACTTTAGGCACTATTCTTGAGAACAAGTTATCTATCCCCAGGACCCGTTTCTTCCTTAAAGTTTTTGACACCACTGCTGGGCGTAACTCTTCCAAATTATAA